A genomic segment from Pseudomonas sp. S09G 359 encodes:
- a CDS encoding DUF6555 family protein, protein MNNAKLFVIDYTLQGEPKSFIIRLEKLDAAEAWHWASCDAGVGRIGRFAREQVKKTSQEQAERYGITNVQWRRSDARAQA, encoded by the coding sequence ATGAATAACGCAAAACTGTTCGTGATCGACTACACCCTACAGGGCGAACCCAAGTCGTTCATCATCCGCCTGGAGAAGCTCGACGCTGCTGAAGCCTGGCATTGGGCAAGCTGCGACGCCGGCGTGGGCCGTATCGGCCGTTTCGCCCGTGAACAGGTGAAGAAGACCAGCCAGGAACAGGCCGAAAGGTACGGCATTACCAACGTGCAATGGCGTCGCTCGGATGCGCGCGCCCAAGCTTGA
- a CDS encoding zinc-binding alcohol dehydrogenase family protein has translation MKALQFSATGDLNALRFVDVATPVPAANEVLVQIKAAGLNPSDVKNLLGRFPYTTLPRIPGRDFAGVVVQGPQALVGQEVWGTGRDLGFFADGSHAQYLTVSAKGVAHKPSHLSFAQAASLGVPYTTAWDALERSGVGKGTRLLVIGANGAVGSATLALAKIRGAEVLAAVRRADQVEVLQAQGFDAIALAAPEELGAQVNAVFKGGADVIFDTTGFWLPAAVAGLAPFGRIAIIAAPVDGHVQLPALALYRKGGSVVGINSLLYNCEQCAVMLEQFGRFFDEGLLPLPTGLRAVALADGVQCFEEVNQGSADKIIFLP, from the coding sequence ATGAAAGCCCTGCAATTTTCCGCCACCGGCGACCTCAATGCCCTGCGTTTCGTCGACGTCGCCACCCCAGTGCCGGCGGCCAATGAGGTGCTGGTACAGATCAAGGCCGCAGGCCTCAACCCCAGCGACGTAAAAAACCTGCTCGGCCGCTTCCCCTATACCACCTTGCCGCGCATTCCCGGCCGGGACTTTGCCGGGGTGGTGGTGCAGGGCCCGCAGGCGCTGGTGGGCCAGGAAGTCTGGGGCACCGGGCGCGACCTGGGGTTTTTCGCCGACGGCTCCCACGCGCAGTACCTCACCGTGTCGGCCAAGGGCGTGGCGCATAAACCCAGCCACCTGAGTTTCGCCCAAGCCGCCAGCCTCGGCGTGCCGTACACCACCGCCTGGGACGCGCTGGAGCGCAGCGGTGTGGGCAAAGGCACGCGGTTGCTGGTGATTGGCGCCAATGGCGCCGTAGGCAGCGCGACGTTGGCCTTGGCGAAAATTCGCGGCGCTGAGGTGCTGGCGGCGGTACGCCGGGCGGATCAGGTCGAGGTGCTGCAGGCGCAGGGTTTCGACGCGATTGCCCTGGCCGCGCCGGAAGAACTCGGCGCGCAGGTGAATGCAGTATTCAAGGGCGGTGCCGATGTGATCTTCGATACCACCGGGTTCTGGCTCCCCGCGGCCGTGGCCGGCCTGGCGCCGTTCGGTCGTATCGCGATCATTGCCGCACCGGTGGACGGCCACGTGCAATTGCCGGCCCTGGCCCTGTACCGCAAGGGCGGCTCGGTGGTGGGGATCAATTCGTTGCTTTACAACTGCGAGCAGTGCGCGGTCATGCTGGAGCAGTTCGGCCGCTTCTTTGATGAAGGCTTGCTGCCGCTGCCCACCGGCCTGCGCGCAGTGGCGCTGGCCGATGGCGTGCAGTGCTTTGAAGAAGTGAATCAGGGCAGTGCGGACAAGATCATTTTCCTGCCCTGA
- a CDS encoding helix-turn-helix transcriptional regulator yields MALAAPPDLSDHAVPVQPLARTYPRGLYVEPHSHDWGQLLYAMSGVMWVETPREALVVPPQRAVWLPPGVEHGIRVVSDLQMRNIYLRPALAATLDSQVQVIEVGGLLRELIVTLVEQGDSGDAAYYDAVVGLALLELQRARRSQIRIGMPVAADRRLINACQAVMAAPSLEIPFEQHAEAAGASVRTLARLFQNHLGMGFAEWRRQVQLATAVAELIQGEPISAIARSLGYSPSSFSDMFRRELGMAPSQYVGWPKS; encoded by the coding sequence ATGGCCCTGGCTGCGCCCCCTGACCTCAGTGATCACGCCGTCCCCGTACAACCGCTCGCGCGTACCTACCCGCGTGGCTTGTATGTGGAGCCCCACAGCCATGACTGGGGCCAGTTGCTCTATGCGATGAGCGGTGTGATGTGGGTCGAAACACCCCGCGAAGCCCTGGTGGTGCCACCCCAGCGAGCGGTGTGGCTGCCGCCGGGGGTGGAGCATGGAATTCGCGTGGTGTCGGATTTGCAGATGCGCAATATCTACCTGCGCCCGGCGCTGGCGGCGACGCTGGACAGCCAGGTGCAAGTCATTGAGGTCGGTGGGTTGCTGCGCGAGCTGATCGTGACGCTGGTGGAGCAGGGCGACAGCGGCGACGCGGCGTACTACGACGCTGTGGTCGGCCTGGCATTGCTGGAACTGCAACGAGCGCGCCGCTCGCAGATCCGCATCGGCATGCCGGTGGCGGCCGACCGGCGCCTGATCAACGCGTGCCAGGCGGTGATGGCCGCGCCGTCGCTGGAGATCCCGTTCGAGCAGCATGCCGAAGCGGCGGGTGCCAGCGTGCGCACCTTGGCGCGGTTGTTCCAGAACCATCTGGGCATGGGCTTCGCCGAATGGCGCCGGCAGGTGCAACTGGCCACGGCGGTGGCAGAGTTGATCCAAGGCGAACCGATCAGCGCCATTGCGCGCTCCCTGGGCTACTCGCCGAGCAGTTTCAGCGACATGTTCCGTCGCGAACTGGGGATGGCGCCGTCGCAGTATGTGGGTTGGCCGAAATCCTGA
- a CDS encoding DUF1427 family protein codes for MNYLISLAIGLFVGVIYGALDFRSPAPPAIALVGLMGMLLGEKLWPMGRQLVSGWLS; via the coding sequence ATGAATTATCTGATCTCCCTGGCCATCGGCCTGTTTGTCGGCGTGATCTATGGCGCCCTGGATTTCCGCTCGCCCGCGCCGCCGGCTATCGCCCTGGTGGGCCTGATGGGCATGTTGCTGGGCGAGAAGCTGTGGCCCATGGGGCGGCAGCTGGTCAGTGGTTGGTTGTCGTGA
- a CDS encoding metallothionein, giving the protein MPDKTCACPHCKCVLGVDAVMKDGKGYCCQGCAEHHAHGEPCAAATGCECAKSAHG; this is encoded by the coding sequence ATGCCAGATAAAACCTGTGCCTGCCCACATTGCAAATGTGTGCTGGGTGTTGATGCGGTGATGAAGGACGGTAAAGGTTATTGCTGTCAGGGCTGTGCGGAGCACCACGCGCACGGTGAGCCCTGCGCGGCGGCCACGGGCTGTGAGTGCGCCAAGTCGGCTCATGGTTAA
- a CDS encoding DMT family transporter, with protein MNLILLLVVVVAAGAVLSVQAAINGRLGQTVGVLRSSLVTFAVGALVTALLIFFFEPAQAVSLLEVPKWQLTGALFGVVYMMVMVGAVPVVGTAVATVAVITGQLGMGMLIDNFGWLGNPAIELSSGRIVAMACLALALVFMYRSNTRTD; from the coding sequence CGCGGTCCTGAGTGTGCAAGCGGCAATCAACGGTCGCCTGGGCCAGACGGTGGGCGTGTTGCGCAGCAGCTTGGTGACCTTTGCGGTCGGCGCCCTGGTCACCGCGCTGCTTATTTTCTTCTTTGAACCGGCCCAGGCCGTGAGCTTGCTGGAGGTGCCGAAGTGGCAGCTGACCGGCGCCCTGTTTGGCGTGGTATACATGATGGTGATGGTCGGCGCGGTACCGGTCGTCGGCACTGCGGTGGCCACCGTTGCGGTGATCACGGGCCAATTGGGCATGGGCATGCTGATCGACAACTTCGGCTGGCTGGGCAACCCGGCCATAGAACTGTCGAGTGGTCGGATCGTGGCAATGGCCTGTCTGGCCCTGGCGCTGGTGTTCATGTACCGCAGCAATACGCGCACCGACTGA
- a CDS encoding purine nucleoside permease, protein MKTFTRVSLAVGLALLPHVVLADTPAPIKPKVMLITMFAPEAQTWIDRLELKQEVRVPGLSADYPVIRCNTQDVCLLVTGMGQTNAAASTLALALSPKFDLRQSYFLIAGIAGISPKHGTIGTAAWAHYLVEFGTQWELDSRDAPKDWPTGYIGINTKGPNEKPPLDYKTEVFELNPKLQAKAFALSQTVELTESKESSAWRKHYPAAPANQPPQVTRCDTLAGNTWFSGTRLSERAEVWTKLLTDNKGEYCTTQQEDNSTYEALLRASREGLVDIQRLAVVRAGSDFDRPYPGYSEVDNLLKYADQGGFVPALENLYRTGNPLVQAILKNWSAWEKGVPEA, encoded by the coding sequence ATGAAAACGTTTACCCGTGTCTCACTGGCCGTGGGCCTGGCCCTGCTGCCCCACGTAGTGCTGGCGGATACTCCAGCGCCGATCAAGCCCAAGGTGATGCTGATCACCATGTTCGCCCCCGAGGCGCAAACCTGGATCGACCGCCTGGAGCTCAAGCAGGAAGTGCGCGTGCCGGGCCTGTCCGCCGACTACCCGGTGATCCGTTGCAACACCCAGGATGTGTGCCTGCTGGTCACCGGCATGGGCCAGACCAATGCCGCCGCGTCCACCCTGGCCCTGGCGTTGTCGCCCAAGTTCGACCTGCGCCAAAGCTACTTCCTGATCGCCGGGATTGCCGGTATCAGCCCCAAGCACGGCACCATCGGTACTGCCGCCTGGGCCCATTACCTGGTGGAATTCGGCACCCAGTGGGAGCTGGATTCGCGCGACGCGCCCAAGGATTGGCCGACCGGCTATATCGGCATCAACACCAAGGGGCCCAACGAGAAACCGCCGCTGGACTACAAGACCGAAGTGTTCGAGCTGAACCCCAAGCTGCAAGCCAAGGCGTTTGCCTTGTCGCAGACAGTCGAGCTGACGGAAAGCAAGGAGTCCAGCGCCTGGCGCAAACACTACCCGGCCGCACCGGCCAACCAGCCGCCGCAAGTCACCCGCTGCGACACCCTGGCGGGCAATACCTGGTTCTCCGGCACGCGCCTGAGCGAGCGCGCCGAAGTCTGGACCAAGCTGCTCACGGACAACAAAGGCGAATATTGCACCACCCAGCAGGAAGACAACTCCACCTACGAGGCGCTGCTGCGCGCCAGCCGTGAAGGCCTGGTGGACATCCAGCGCCTGGCCGTGGTGCGCGCCGGTTCCGATTTCGACCGGCCGTACCCCGGCTACAGCGAAGTCGACAACCTGCTCAAATACGCCGACCAGGGCGGTTTTGTACCGGCGCTGGAGAACCTGTACCGCACGGGGAACCCGCTGGTACAGGCGATTCTCAAGAACTGGTCGGCCTGGGAAAAAGGCGTTCCAGAAGCCTAG